The following proteins come from a genomic window of Rissa tridactyla isolate bRisTri1 chromosome 13, bRisTri1.patW.cur.20221130, whole genome shotgun sequence:
- the LOC128917142 gene encoding uncharacterized protein LOC128917142, giving the protein ERGGGRSGPGPGGRGACEGRAGSRSRGPGAPDCSVQTPTGRRAALMGDTDVSEETQRRAVERVVWAREKYSAERETASLIEREFEKKHGPTWHCIVGKFGSFVSPETKHFIFLRCGVNDLLFKAGESYGLLFRVACACKIAQ; this is encoded by the exons gagcggggcggcgggaggagcggcCCTGGGCCGGGCGGCCGTGGCGCCTGTGAGGGCCGGGCCGGCAGCCGCTCCCGCGGTCCCGGTGCTCCTGACTGCTCGGTGCAGACACCCACGGGCCGTCGGGCGGCCCTGATGGGGGACACGGACGTGTCCGAGGAGACGCAACGACGTGCCGTGGAGCGTGTCGTTTGGGCCAGAGAGAAATACAGTGCTGAAAGAGAAACTGCATCCCTTATAGAGAGG GAGTTTGAGAAGAAACATggtcccacttggcactgcattGTAGGGAAATTTGGCAGCTTTGTGTCTCCTGAGACCAAGCACTTCATCTTCCTCAGATGTGGAGTAAATGATCTTCTGTTTAAAGCTGGTGAGAGCTATGGATTGTTGTTCAGAGTGGCTTGTGCTTGTAAGATTGCGCAGTAA
- the LOC128916897 gene encoding dynein light chain 1, cytoplasmic-like, with the protein MSDRKAVIKNADMSEEMQQDAVECATQALEKYNIEKDIAAHIKKEFDKKYNPTWHCIVGRNFGSYVTHETKHFIYFYLGQVAILLFKSG; encoded by the exons ATGAGTGACCGAAAGGCAGTGATCAAGAATGCGGACATGTCGGAAGAGATGCAGCAAGATGCTGTGGAGTGCGCGACTCAGGCCTTGGAGAAGTACAACATCGAGAAGGACATTGCAGCTCACATAAAGAAG GAGTTTGACAAGAAATACaatcccacttggcactgcatcGTGGGAAGGAACTTTGGCAGCTACGTGACTCATGAGACCAAGCACTTCATCTACTTCTACCTCGGCCAAGTCGCTATTCTCCTTTTCAAGTCTGGTTAG